The Burkholderia pyrrocinia genome includes a region encoding these proteins:
- a CDS encoding DUF2827 domain-containing protein: MTDINEAASGGTRKQRPAVGISLFARDGQAIWENGIHQNIAFLAMMLKRSDRVGPVYFLNGGDANALPAGLELDGLDIPLVKPADVTHELDVVIEMGAQLPVEWMKHMKALGKKLAAFFCGHVYAGLCETPIFEKPSGHVFNGAPFDEVWLLPQYDKTAAPMLQTILRAPVHLMPHIWSPYFLDRRVAALAAEGATFGYQDGQRPWRLATLEPNISVVKSCHYPMLACDAFYRARPDAVQHMFVVNSMHMKEHPTFVHFANSLDLVRQHKATFEPRIDLPGFMARHADAVVSHHWENGQNYLYYDVLHGGYPLIHNSTLLGDAGYYYPDFDSAAGGRVLLEAWLHHDERLDDYRAKAGRLLQSVSIDNPANLDAFVSRLVA; encoded by the coding sequence GTGACGGACATCAATGAAGCCGCCTCGGGCGGCACCCGCAAGCAACGGCCGGCCGTCGGCATCTCGCTGTTTGCGCGGGACGGCCAGGCGATCTGGGAAAACGGCATTCACCAGAACATCGCGTTCCTCGCGATGATGCTCAAGCGCTCGGATCGCGTCGGCCCCGTCTATTTCCTGAACGGCGGCGACGCCAACGCGCTGCCGGCCGGCCTCGAACTCGACGGCCTCGACATCCCGCTCGTGAAACCCGCCGACGTCACGCACGAACTCGACGTCGTGATCGAAATGGGCGCGCAATTGCCCGTGGAATGGATGAAGCACATGAAGGCGCTCGGCAAGAAACTCGCCGCGTTCTTCTGCGGGCACGTGTATGCCGGCCTGTGCGAAACCCCGATCTTCGAAAAACCGTCCGGGCACGTCTTCAACGGCGCGCCGTTCGACGAAGTGTGGCTGCTGCCGCAATACGACAAGACCGCGGCGCCGATGCTGCAGACCATCCTGCGCGCGCCGGTGCACCTGATGCCGCACATCTGGTCGCCGTACTTCCTCGATCGCCGCGTCGCGGCGCTCGCGGCCGAAGGCGCAACCTTTGGCTACCAGGACGGCCAGCGTCCGTGGCGGCTCGCGACGCTCGAGCCGAACATCTCGGTCGTCAAGTCCTGTCACTACCCTATGCTCGCGTGCGACGCGTTCTACCGCGCGCGGCCGGACGCGGTTCAACACATGTTCGTCGTCAACTCGATGCACATGAAGGAGCATCCGACCTTCGTGCACTTCGCGAACAGCCTCGATCTCGTGCGCCAGCACAAGGCGACCTTCGAACCGCGCATCGACCTGCCGGGCTTCATGGCGCGCCACGCGGATGCCGTCGTATCGCACCACTGGGAAAACGGGCAGAACTACCTGTATTACGACGTGCTGCACGGCGGCTATCCGCTGATCCACAACTCGACGCTGCTCGGTGACGCCGGCTATTACTACCCGGACTTCGACTCTGCCGCAGGCGGCCGCGTGCTGCTCGAAGCATGGCTGCATCACGACGAACGCCTCGACGACTACCGTGCGAAGGCCGGCCGGCTGCTGCAGTCGGTCTCGATCGACAACCCTGCGAACCTCGACGCGTTCGTCTCGCGTCTGGTCGCCTGA
- a CDS encoding OmpA family protein: protein MNKLALALALSAMALAACSTASGPTFSASELQPRDGARTFQVDCHGLLSGPQTCMKAARKICGDQPVRAVDSARALRDGADPATLVFQCGAAPAEPASAAEPASATVEHVNLSGDALFSTDHATLAPTARESLDRLLSERADRTYSQVTITGFTDSVGSDDYNLALSKRRAESVAAYLKAHGLKADTLTVTGRGKADPVASNATAEGRASNRRVEITLQH, encoded by the coding sequence GTGAACAAACTCGCTCTTGCGCTCGCGCTTTCCGCAATGGCCCTCGCCGCGTGCTCGACCGCATCCGGCCCGACCTTCAGCGCCTCCGAACTGCAGCCGCGCGACGGCGCGCGCACGTTCCAGGTGGACTGCCACGGCCTGCTGTCCGGCCCGCAGACCTGCATGAAGGCCGCCCGCAAGATCTGCGGCGACCAGCCGGTGCGCGCCGTCGACTCGGCCCGCGCGCTGCGCGACGGCGCCGACCCGGCCACACTCGTGTTCCAGTGCGGCGCCGCGCCAGCGGAACCGGCATCGGCCGCCGAGCCGGCGTCTGCCACCGTCGAACACGTGAACCTCTCGGGCGACGCGCTGTTCTCAACCGACCACGCGACGCTCGCGCCGACCGCGCGCGAATCGCTCGACCGGCTGCTGAGCGAGCGCGCAGACCGCACGTACTCGCAGGTGACGATCACCGGCTTTACGGATTCGGTGGGTAGCGACGACTACAACCTCGCGCTGTCGAAGCGCCGCGCCGAATCCGTCGCTGCCTATCTGAAAGCGCACGGGCTGAAGGCCGACACGCTGACGGTCACGGGCCGCGGCAAAGCCGATCCGGTCGCCTCCAACGCGACGGCCGAAGGCCGCGCCAGCAACCGCCGCGTCGAAATCACGCTGCAGCACTGA
- a CDS encoding YadA-like family protein, which translates to MNRTYRSIWNEALGAWVAASEHDSARGKPNKSAVVKAVATAVLVAGATVGNVAHAQYSAGGIGGSVVASGGQAIAIGGNSGSTTTASGATSIAIGANATASGNYSQAFGQATTATGASAIGIGSGAKALNTGATAVGNDTTASGSSAIAIGGGNSSGTGGAVAAGTNAIAVGRFSNVNSATTSAIAIGANATVTSAGTNATALGSAATAGGASATALGNATTASATGATAVGQGATASGGNASSFGTNAQAINANDTAFGANAYASGGGATAPATAFGNQATASGSGATAFGVLSNASGNTSMASGYASSASATNAVAVGTAATASVTSAAAIGSFATASGQSATALGYGATASYTNGVAIGAGSVASAAPTGTGYLTGTAAPGSAVSVGSATALRRISNVADGSAPQDAVTVAQLSTGMSTTASSISSLSTSASTGLSSANSSITSLSTSTSTGLSSANSSITSLSTSTSTGISSLSSSTSTGLSSANSSITSLSTSTSTGLSSANSSITSLSSSTSTGLSSANSSIGSLSTGLSSTNSSVLSLSTSTSTGLSSANSSIGSLSTSTSTGISSLSSSTSTGLSSANSSITSLSSSTSTGLSSANSSITSLSSSTSTGLSSANSSITSLSTSTSTGISSLSSSTSTGLSSANSSITSLSTSTSTGISSLSSSTSTGLSSANSSITSLSTSTSTGISSLSSSTSTGLSSANSSINSLSTSTSTGLSSANSSITSLSTSTSTGLSSANSSITSLSTSTSTGLSSANSSITSLSSSTSTGLSSANSSITSLSTSTSTGLSSANSSIGSLSTGLSSTNSAVLSLSTSTSTGLSSANSSIGSLSTGLSTVTTKTDNLGNSTASALGGGAKYDPTTGTVSAPAYTTYNANGTTSTATSVGSAIDNINSQGIKYFHANSTGADSVATGTDAVAIGSGATAGTNNSVALGANSLTAAANPTSSATVNGVTFGGFEGTNPVGTVSVGSAGNERQITNVAAGQVTQTSTDAINGSQLYSVAQQVGTATSAISSLSTSTSTGLSSANSSITSLSTSTSTGINSLSTGLSSTDSSVASLSTSTSTGLSSANSSITSLSTSTSTGINSLSTGLSSTDSSVASLSTSTSTGLSSANSSITSLSTSTSTGLSSANSSITSLSTSTSTGLSSANSSITSLSTSTSTGINSLSTGLSSTDSTVTSLSTSTSTGLSSANSSITSLSTSTSTGINSLSTGLSSTDSSVTSLSTSTSTGINSLSTGLSSTDSSVTSLSTSTSTGLSSANSSITSLSTSTSTGINSLSTGLSSTDSSVTSLSTSTSTGLSSANSSITSLSTSTSTGLSSANSSITSLSTSTSTGLSSTNSSITSLSTSTSTGINSLSTGLSSTDSSVTSLSTSTSTGLSSANSSITSLSSSTSTGLSSANSSITSLSTSTSTGLSSANSSITSLSTSTSTGINSLSTGLSSTDSSVASLSTSTSTGLSSANSSITSLSTSTSTGLSSANSSITSLSTSTSTGLSSANSSITSLSTSTSTGINSLSTGLSSTDSSVASLSTSTSTGLSSANSSITSLSTSTSTGLSSANSSITSLSTSTSTGINSLSTGLSSTDSSVTSLSTSTSTGLSSANSSITSLSTSTSTGLSSATSSITSLSTSTSTGINSLSTGLSSTDSTITSLSTSTSTGINSLSTGLSSTDSSVASLSTSTSTGLSSANSSITSLSTSTSTGINSLSTGLSSTDSTVTSLSTSTSSGLSSANSSITSLSTSTSTGLSSATSSITSLSTSTSTGINSLSTGLSSTDSSVTSLSTSTSTGLSSANSSITSLSTSTSTGINSLSTGLSSTDSTITSLSTSTSTGLSSANSSITSLSTSTSTGINSLSTGLSSTDSSVASLSTSTSTGLSSANSSITSLSTSTSTGLSSATSSITSLSTSTSTGINSLSTGLSSTDSSVTSLSTSTSTGLSSANSSITSLSTSTSTGLSSATSSITSLSTSTSTGINSLSTGLSSTDSTVTSLSTSTSTGLSSANSSITSLSTSTSTGISSLSTGLSSTDSTVTSLSTSTSTGLSTANSSITSLSTSTSTGINSLSTGLSSTDSTVTSLSTSTSTGLSTANSSITSLSTSTSTGISSLSTGLSSTDSTVTSLSTSTSTGLSSANSSITSLSTSTSTGLSSANSSITSLSTSTSTGLSSANSSITSLSTSTSTGLSSANSSITSLSTSTSTGLSSANSSITSLSTSTSTGLSSANSSITSLSTSTSTGLSSANSSISSLSTSTSTGLSSANSSITSLSTSTSTGISSLSTGLSSTDSTILSLSTSTSTGIGSLSTGLSTTNSSVSSLSTSTSTAINAAKTHYYSVNDNGVQQSNYANDGATGTNALAAGVNASAAGTSSVAVGNGSNAQSNGAVAIGQNASATGGKAVSIGSGNTASGDGAVAIGDPSIATGTGAVAMGANDTATGNGAVALGNQNTATGASALALGSSNQATADNTIALGNGSVASAADAQALGSGATASGAGSLAFGSGATANVANSVALGMKSVTDPAVGTSSATIGGVTYFFAGSSPVGVVSVGAPGAERQITNVAAGRISASSTDAINGSQLNATNNAVNTLSTSTASNVASLSTGINSLSTGLSATNSSVSSLSTSTSTAINSLSTGLSSTNSNVSSLSTSTSTGIGSLSTGLSTTNSNVASLSTGVSNISTTVNQLSTTINNNNTRSLNSTPVAADMNGTGTDRPTVTAGSNSVAIGANSTDGGRSNVVSVGSDTQQRQIVNVAPGTQGTDAVNVNQLTQVQTTLSTALSGQQSQINSLGSQLQQTDQMAKQGIAAVGAMASIPQLDRDANFGMGVGTSTFLGQKAMAVNMQARITENLKASINGGFSGGQKVIGAGMLYQWK; encoded by the coding sequence ATGAACCGCACATACCGCTCGATCTGGAACGAAGCGCTTGGCGCCTGGGTTGCGGCATCCGAACACGACTCGGCACGGGGCAAGCCGAACAAGTCGGCCGTCGTGAAGGCCGTTGCAACCGCCGTCCTCGTAGCGGGGGCGACCGTCGGCAACGTCGCGCACGCGCAGTACTCCGCGGGCGGGATCGGCGGTTCCGTGGTTGCATCGGGCGGACAAGCGATCGCGATCGGCGGCAACAGCGGCAGCACGACGACCGCCAGCGGCGCTACGTCGATTGCGATCGGCGCTAACGCGACGGCATCGGGCAACTATTCCCAGGCATTCGGTCAGGCCACGACGGCTACCGGCGCAAGCGCGATCGGTATCGGCTCCGGCGCCAAGGCGCTCAACACGGGTGCAACCGCGGTCGGCAACGACACGACGGCCTCGGGCTCCAGCGCGATCGCAATCGGCGGTGGCAACAGTTCGGGCACGGGTGGCGCGGTGGCCGCAGGCACCAACGCGATTGCGGTGGGCCGCTTCTCGAACGTCAACTCCGCGACGACGTCGGCCATCGCGATCGGCGCGAACGCAACCGTCACGTCGGCAGGCACCAACGCTACGGCGCTCGGTTCGGCGGCCACGGCAGGCGGCGCAAGTGCAACCGCGCTCGGCAACGCGACGACGGCATCGGCCACTGGCGCGACAGCGGTCGGCCAGGGTGCGACGGCCTCGGGTGGCAACGCGTCATCATTCGGTACAAACGCGCAAGCCATTAATGCCAACGACACCGCCTTCGGTGCCAACGCGTACGCATCCGGCGGTGGCGCAACGGCGCCCGCGACCGCGTTCGGCAATCAGGCGACTGCAAGCGGCAGCGGCGCAACGGCGTTTGGCGTCTTGTCCAACGCGTCCGGTAACACTTCGATGGCGTCCGGGTATGCCTCGAGCGCTTCAGCGACGAATGCCGTGGCAGTGGGGACCGCTGCCACCGCGTCGGTCACCTCCGCGGCAGCGATTGGCAGCTTCGCGACCGCCAGCGGCCAAAGCGCCACGGCGCTTGGTTACGGTGCAACCGCCAGTTATACCAACGGCGTCGCAATCGGTGCAGGCAGCGTGGCAAGCGCCGCACCGACGGGCACGGGTTATCTGACGGGCACTGCTGCGCCGGGCTCGGCTGTTTCGGTCGGCAGTGCGACTGCTTTGCGCCGGATCAGCAACGTCGCGGACGGCTCGGCGCCGCAGGACGCCGTAACGGTCGCACAGTTGAGCACCGGCATGAGCACCACGGCGAGCAGCATCTCGAGTTTGTCGACCTCGGCTTCGACGGGCCTGTCGTCGGCGAATAGCTCGATCACGTCGTTGTCGACATCGACGTCGACGGGTCTGTCGTCGGCTAACAGCTCGATCACGTCGCTGTCCACCTCGACCTCGACCGGCATCTCGTCGCTGTCCTCGTCCACGTCGACCGGCCTGTCGTCAGCCAACAGCTCGATCACTTCGCTGTCGACCTCGACTTCGACCGGGCTCTCGTCGGCAAACAGCTCGATCACCTCGCTGTCTTCGTCGACGTCGACGGGCCTGTCGTCGGCTAACAGTTCGATCGGTTCCCTGTCGACTGGTTTGAGCTCGACCAACAGCTCGGTCCTGTCGCTGTCCACCTCGACCTCGACCGGCCTCTCGTCGGCCAACAGCTCGATCGGCTCGCTGTCGACCTCGACCTCGACTGGCATCTCGTCGCTGTCCTCGTCCACGTCGACCGGTCTGTCGTCAGCCAACAGCTCAATCACGTCGTTGTCCTCGTCGACCTCGACGGGTCTCTCGTCGGCTAACAGCTCGATCACGTCGCTGTCTTCGTCGACTTCGACCGGCCTGTCGTCGGCCAATAGCTCGATCACCTCGCTGTCCACCTCGACCTCGACTGGCATCTCGTCGCTGTCCTCGTCCACGTCGACCGGCCTCTCGTCGGCAAACAGTTCGATCACGTCGTTGTCGACCTCGACTTCGACCGGCATCTCGTCGCTGTCCTCGTCCACGTCGACCGGCCTGTCGTCAGCCAACAGCTCGATCACCTCGCTGTCCACCTCGACCTCGACCGGCATCTCGTCGCTGTCCTCGTCTACGTCGACTGGCCTCTCGTCGGCGAATAGCTCGATCAATTCGTTGTCGACTTCGACGTCGACCGGCCTCTCGTCGGCCAACAGCTCGATCACCTCGCTGTCCACCTCGACCTCGACGGGCCTCTCGTCGGCCAATAGCTCGATCACTTCGCTGTCGACCTCCACGTCGACGGGCCTTTCGTCGGCTAACAGCTCGATCACGTCGCTGTCCTCGTCGACCTCGACGGGTCTCTCGTCGGCTAATAGCTCGATCACGTCGTTGTCCACGTCGACATCGACGGGCCTGTCGTCGGCCAACAGCTCGATCGGTTCTCTGTCGACGGGCCTGAGCTCGACCAACAGTGCGGTCCTGTCGCTGTCCACCTCGACCTCGACCGGCCTGTCGTCGGCAAACAGCTCGATCGGCTCGCTGTCTACCGGCCTGAGCACGGTCACGACCAAGACGGACAACCTCGGCAACAGCACGGCATCGGCACTCGGCGGCGGCGCCAAGTACGACCCGACAACCGGGACGGTTTCCGCGCCGGCATACACGACCTATAACGCGAACGGCACGACGTCGACCGCCACCAGCGTCGGTTCGGCGATCGACAACATCAACAGCCAGGGCATCAAGTATTTCCACGCGAACTCGACCGGTGCCGACAGCGTCGCGACCGGCACCGACGCCGTCGCCATCGGCAGCGGCGCCACCGCCGGCACCAACAATTCCGTCGCGCTCGGCGCCAACTCGCTGACCGCCGCAGCCAATCCCACGAGCAGCGCGACCGTCAACGGCGTCACGTTCGGCGGATTCGAAGGAACGAATCCGGTCGGCACGGTCAGCGTCGGCAGCGCCGGCAATGAACGACAAATCACCAACGTCGCCGCCGGCCAGGTGACGCAGACCAGTACCGACGCGATCAACGGCAGCCAGCTTTATTCGGTCGCCCAACAGGTTGGTACCGCGACCAGCGCCATCTCGTCGCTGTCCACGTCGACGTCGACGGGTCTGTCGTCGGCGAACAGCTCGATCACGTCACTGTCCACGTCGACCTCGACCGGCATCAACTCGTTGTCCACGGGCCTCAGCTCAACCGACAGCTCGGTCGCATCGCTGTCGACCTCCACGTCGACCGGCCTGTCTTCAGCGAACAGCTCCATCACGTCGCTGTCGACGTCGACCTCGACCGGTATCAACTCGTTGTCCACGGGCCTCAGCTCGACCGACAGCTCGGTCGCATCGCTGTCGACTTCCACGTCGACCGGTCTGTCATCGGCTAACAGCTCAATCACCTCGTTGTCGACCTCGACCTCGACCGGCTTGTCGTCGGCAAACAGCTCGATCACCTCCCTGTCGACCTCCACGTCGACCGGCCTGTCGTCGGCAAACAGCTCGATTACGTCGCTGTCCACCTCGACCTCGACCGGTATCAACTCGTTGTCCACAGGTCTGAGTTCGACCGATAGCACGGTCACGTCGTTGTCGACCTCCACATCGACTGGGCTGTCTTCGGCGAATAGCTCGATCACCTCGCTGTCCACCTCGACCTCGACCGGTATCAACTCGCTGTCCACGGGACTGAGCTCGACCGACAGTTCAGTGACAAGCCTGTCGACGTCGACCTCCACCGGTATCAACTCGTTGTCCACAGGCCTCAGCTCGACCGACAGCTCGGTCACATCGCTGTCGACTTCCACGTCGACCGGTCTGTCCTCGGCGAACAGCTCCATCACCTCGCTGTCGACGTCGACCTCGACCGGTATCAACTCGTTGTCCACAGGCCTCAGCTCGACCGACAGCTCGGTCACATCGCTGTCGACTTCCACGTCGACCGGTCTGTCCTCGGCGAACAGCTCGATTACGTCGTTGTCGACTTCGACCTCGACGGGTCTTTCGTCGGCTAATAGTTCGATCACTTCACTTTCGACTTCGACGTCGACGGGCCTGTCGTCGACCAATAGCTCCATCACGTCGCTGTCCACCTCAACCTCGACCGGTATCAACTCGCTGTCCACGGGCCTCAGCTCGACCGACAGTTCAGTGACAAGCCTGTCGACTTCCACGTCGACCGGCCTGTCCTCGGCGAACAGCTCGATTACGTCGTTGTCGAGTTCGACCTCGACGGGTCTCTCGTCGGCTAATAGTTCGATCACTTCACTTTCGACTTCCACGTCGACGGGCCTGTCGTCGGCGAACAGCTCCATCACGTCGCTGTCCACCTCGACCTCGACCGGTATCAACTCGTTGTCCACGGGCCTCAGCTCGACCGACAGCTCGGTGGCATCGCTGTCGACCTCCACGTCGACCGGCCTGTCCTCGGCCAACAGCTCGATCACTTCGCTGTCGACCTCGACCTCGACTGGCCTGTCGTCGGCCAATAGCTCGATCACCTCGCTGTCGACCTCTACGTCGACCGGCCTTTCGTCGGCTAATAGCTCCATCACGTCGCTGTCGACCTCGACCTCGACCGGCATCAACTCGCTGTCCACCGGTCTGAGCTCGACCGACAGTTCGGTCGCATCGCTGTCGACTTCCACGTCGACCGGTCTGTCGTCCGCGAACAGCTCGATCACATCGTTGTCGACCTCCACGTCGACCGGCCTGTCCTCGGCGAACAGCTCGATCACCTCGCTGTCCACCTCGACCTCGACTGGTATCAACTCGCTGTCCACCGGTCTGAGTTCGACCGACAGCTCGGTCACGTCGCTGTCGACTTCCACATCGACTGGCCTGTCGTCGGCTAACAGCTCGATCACGTCCCTGTCCACATCGACTTCGACGGGTCTGTCGTCGGCGACCAGCTCTATCACCTCGCTGTCCACGTCGACCTCGACCGGTATCAATTCGTTGTCCACCGGTCTGAGTTCAACCGATAGCACGATCACGTCGTTGTCGACCTCGACCTCGACCGGTATCAACTCGCTGTCTACGGGCCTCAGCTCGACCGACAGCTCGGTCGCATCGCTGTCGACTTCCACGTCGACGGGCCTGTCGTCGGCGAACAGCTCCATCACGTCGCTGTCCACCTCGACCTCGACCGGTATCAACTCGTTGTCCACCGGTCTGAGTTCGACCGATAGCACGGTCACGTCGCTGTCGACTTCCACGTCGTCCGGCCTGTCTTCGGCTAACAGCTCGATCACCTCGCTGTCCACATCGACTTCGACGGGCCTGTCGTCGGCGACCAGCTCCATCACCTCGCTGTCCACGTCGACCTCGACCGGTATCAACTCGTTGTCGACCGGCCTCAGCTCGACCGATAGCTCGGTCACGTCGCTGTCGACCTCCACGTCCACTGGCCTGTCGTCGGCAAACAGCTCGATCACCTCGCTGTCCACCTCGACCTCGACCGGCATCAATTCGTTGTCCACCGGTCTGAGTTCAACCGATAGCACGATCACGTCGTTGTCGACCTCCACGTCGACGGGCCTGTCCTCGGCTAACAGCTCGATTACCTCGTTGTCGACCTCGACTTCGACCGGTATCAACTCGCTGTCCACGGGCCTCAGCTCGACCGACAGCTCGGTCGCATCGCTGTCGACTTCCACGTCGACGGGCCTGTCCTCGGCTAACAGCTCGATCACTTCCCTGTCCACATCGACTTCGACGGGTCTGTCGTCGGCGACCAGCTCCATCACCTCGCTGTCCACGTCGACTTCGACCGGTATCAACTCGCTGTCCACCGGTCTGAGTTCGACCGACAGCTCGGTCACGTCGCTGTCGACTTCCACATCGACTGGCCTGTCGTCGGCTAACAGCTCGATCACTTCCCTGTCCACATCGACTTCGACGGGTCTGTCGTCGGCGACCAGCTCTATCACCTCGCTGTCCACGTCGACCTCCACCGGTATCAACTCGTTGTCGACCGGCCTGAGCTCGACCGACAGCACGGTCACTTCGCTGTCGACTTCCACGTCGACCGGTCTTTCCTCGGCCAACAGCTCGATCACCTCGCTGTCCACCTCGACCTCGACCGGCATCAGCTCGCTGTCCACCGGCCTGAGCTCGACCGACAGCACGGTCACTTCGCTGTCGACTTCCACGTCGACCGGTCTGTCGACGGCCAACAGCTCGATCACCTCGCTGTCCACCTCGACCTCGACCGGTATCAACTCGTTGTCCACCGGTCTGAGCTCGACCGATAGCACGGTCACGTCGCTGTCGACGTCCACGTCGACCGGTCTGTCGACGGCTAACAGCTCGATCACGTCCCTGTCGACGTCGACCTCGACCGGCATCAGCTCGCTGTCCACGGGCCTGAGCTCGACCGATAGCACGGTCACGTCGCTGTCGACGTCCACGTCGACTGGCCTGTCGTCGGCGAATAGCTCGATCACGTCGCTGTCCACCTCGACTTCGACCGGCCTGTCGTCGGCCAACAGTTCGATCACGTCGTTGTCTACCTCCACGTCGACGGGTCTCTCGTCCGCGAACAGCTCAATCACGTCGCTGTCGACTTCCACGTCGACCGGCCTGTCGTCCGCGAACAGCTCGATCACGTCGTTGTCTACCTCCACGTCGACGGGTCTCTCGTCCGCGAACAGCTCAATCACGTCGCTGTCGACTTCCACGTCGACCGGCCTGTCGTCCGCGAACAGCTCGATCACGTCGTTGTCGACTTCGACTTCGACCGGCCTGTCCTCGGCCAACAGCTCCATCAGCTCGCTGTCCACCTCGACTTCGACCGGCCTCTCCTCGGCCAACAGCTCGATCACCTCGCTGTCCACCTCGACCTCGACCGGCATCAGCTCGCTGTCCACCGGCCTCTCGTCGACCGACAGCACGATCCTGTCGCTATCCACGTCGACCTCGACCGGCATCGGCTCGCTGTCCACCGGCCTGAGCACGACGAACAGCTCGGTGTCGTCGCTGTCCACGTCGACCTCGACCGCAATCAACGCCGCGAAGACGCACTACTACAGCGTCAACGACAACGGCGTGCAGCAAAGCAACTACGCCAACGACGGCGCGACGGGCACCAACGCCCTCGCGGCAGGCGTCAACGCCAGCGCGGCGGGCACGAGCAGCGTCGCGGTCGGCAACGGCTCGAACGCCCAGTCGAACGGCGCGGTCGCGATCGGCCAGAACGCATCGGCAACGGGCGGCAAGGCCGTGTCGATCGGCTCCGGCAACACCGCGAGCGGCGACGGCGCGGTAGCGATCGGCGATCCGAGCATCGCAACGGGCACCGGCGCGGTAGCGATGGGCGCGAACGACACGGCGACCGGCAACGGCGCAGTGGCGCTCGGCAACCAGAACACGGCAACCGGCGCCAGCGCGCTCGCCCTCGGCAGCTCGAACCAGGCTACCGCGGACAACACGATCGCGCTCGGCAACGGCTCGGTGGCCAGCGCGGCCGACGCACAGGCCCTCGGTTCGGGCGCAACGGCAAGCGGCGCCGGCTCGCTGGCCTTCGGCTCGGGCGCAACGGCCAACGTCGCAAACTCCGTCGCACTCGGCATGAAGTCGGTCACGGATCCGGCGGTCGGCACGTCGAGCGCCACGATCGGCGGCGTCACGTACTTCTTCGCGGGCAGCTCGCCGGTCGGCGTGGTGAGCGTCGGCGCGCCGGGCGCGGAACGCCAGATCACGAACGTCGCCGCCGGCCGGATCTCCGCCAGCAGCACGGACGCGATCAACGGCAGCCAGCTCAACGCGACGAACAACGCGGTCAACACGCTGTCGACGTCGACCGCATCGAACGTCGCGTCGCTGTCGACCGGCATCAACTCGCTGTCCACCGGCCTGAGCGCCACGAACAGCTCGGTGTCGTCGCTGTCCACCTCGACCTCCACCGCGATCAACTCGCTGTCGACGGGCCTCAGCTCGACGAACAGCAACGTGTCGTCGCTGTCCACCTCGACGTCGACCGGCATCGGTTCGCTGTCCACCGGCCTGAGCACGACGAACAGCAACGTGGCCTCGCTGTCGACCGGCGTGTCGAACATCAGCACCACCGTGAACCAGCTGTCGACGACGATCAACAACAACAACACGCGGTCGCTGAACAGCACGCCGGTCGCGGCCGACATGAACGGCACCGGCACCGACAGGCCGACGGTCACCGCCGGCTCGAACTCGGTGGCGATCGGCGCGAATTCGACGGACGGCGGCCGTTCGAACGTGGTGTCGGTCGGCAGCGACACGCAGCAGCGCCAGATCGTCAACGTCGCACCGGGTACGCAAGGCACCGACGCGGTGAACGTGAACCAGCTGACGCAGGTGCAAACGACGCTGTCGACGGCACTGTCGGGCCAGCAGTCGCAGATCAACTCGCTGGGTTCGCAACTGCAGCAGACCGACCAGATGGCGAAGCAGGGTATCGCGGCCGTCGGAGCGATGGCGTCGATCCCGCAGCTCGATCGCGACGCCAACTTCGGGATGGGTGTCGGCACCTCGACGTTCCTCGGCCAGAAGGCAATGGCGGTCAACATGCAGGCTCGCATCACGGAGAACCTGAAGGCGTCGATCAACGGCGGCTTCAGCGGCGGTCAGAAGGTGATCGGCGCCGGCATGCTGTACCAGTGGAAGTAA